One Solanum pennellii chromosome 10, SPENNV200 genomic region harbors:
- the LOC107002245 gene encoding mechanosensitive ion channel protein 1, mitochondrial-like, producing MAAIRLSTLKRTLNFSYKLANQIDVRPSYACISGNLHSREPTYSKNYADPKCFNTRGIHSASGTIHVTSYLSERSDNKSLWGSKSIVVTSPIWNNRWYSSSFSSKGDSPKGSEVSTGASGSDVDTGGVSGSEWVGNIKEAWRTATDAVTSTGEKVKEASSEMTPYVEQVLNAHPYLRDVIVPVGGTLTGTLMAWVVLPRLLRRFHKYSMQGPAALLPGSSIWGQVSYEKSIWGAMEDPVRYLVTFIAFSQIAVMVAPSTIASQYLLQTWRGAAILSFVWFLQRWKTNVISRALAVKSLEVGDRDRLLTLDRFSSVGLFILGLMTLAEACGVAVQSILTVGGIGGVATAFAARDILGNVLSGLSVQLSQPFSVGDTIKAGSVEGQVVEMGLTTTSLLTAEKFPVIVPNSLFSSQVIVNKSRAQWRAMVTTVPFQIEDFDIIVQISDDVKSMLKSNPNVFLEKEAPYCYLSKIEKSFAELTLGCNLRYASKDKLFSAQQDILLQAVRIVKQHGGTLADPWSQ from the exons ATGGCTGCTATTAGGCTTTCAACTTTGAAGAGAACCCTTAATTTCTCTTATAAATTAGCAAATCAGATTGATGTCAGACCTTCATATGCTTGCATAAGTGGTAATCTACATTCTAGAGAACCCAcctattcaaaaaattatgctGACCCAAAATGTTTTAATACAAGGGGTATACACTCTGCTAGTGGGACAATTCATGTTACCTCATATCTCAGTGAGAGATCTGATAATAAAAGTCTGTGGGGAAGTAAATCAATTGTTGTAACTAGCCCCATTTGGAATAATCGATGGTATTCGTCGTCTTTTAGTAGTAAAGGAGATAGTCCTAAAGGTTCAGAAGTTTCAACTGGTGCAAGTGGGTCTGATGTGGATACAGGCGGTGTAAGTGGAAGTGAATGGGTTGGAAATATTAAGGAAGCTTGGCGAACTGCCACAGATGCTGTGACTTCTACTGGGGAAAAAGTGAAAGAGGCATCTTCGGAAATGACTCCTTATGTTGAACAAGTGCTTAATGCACACCCTTATCTGAGAGATGTAATTGTTCCTGTTGGTGGCACTTTAACTGGTACCTTAATGGCTTGGGTGGTGCTTCCAAGACTTTTGAGGAGATTTCACAAGTATTCTATGCAAGGACCAGCTGCTTTGTTGCCTGGAAGCTCGATATGGGGGCAGGTGTCTTATGAGAAAAGTATTTGGGGTGCTATGGAGGATCCGGTTCGATATTTAGTCACTTTCATCGCATTTTCACAGAT TGCAGTGATGGTGGCACCGAGCACTATTGCATCACAATATCTTCTCCAGACTTGGAGAGGTGCTGCTATTCTTTCATTTGTCTGGTTTCTACAACGATGGAAAACAAATGTGATCAGCAGAGCTTTGGCTGTAAAGAGTCTTGAAGTAGGTGACCGTGATCGGTTGTTGACTTTGGACAGATTCTCTTCCGTTGGCCTCTTCATCCTTGGGCTAATGACTTTAGCTGAAGCTTGTGGAGTAGCTGTACAATCTATTTTGACCGTTGGTGGAATTGGAG GAGTGGCTACTGCTTTTGCTGCTAGAGACATCCTTGGAAATGTTCTTAGTGGGCTCTCCGTACAGCTTTCACAACCGTTTTCAGTTGGTGACACGATAAAA GCTGGATCAGTGGAAGGTCAAGTGGTTGAAATGGGGCTCACTACTACATCATTGTTGACTGCAGAAAAATTCCCTGTTATTGTCCCAAATTCACTATTTTCCAGTCAA GTGATTGTGAATAAATCACGTGCTCAATGGCGTGCCATGGTCACTACAGTTCCTTTccaaattgaagattttgatattattgtcCAGATATCAGATGATGTAAAGAGCATGCTTAAATCTAATCCAAATGTTTTCTTGGAAAAGGAGGCACCATACTGCTACTTgtctaaaattgaaaaatcatttGCAGAGCTAACTCTTGGGTGCAACTTAAGATATGCG agCAAGGACAAACTGTTTTCTGCCCAACAGGATATTCTTCTGCAAGCAGTTCGAATAGTCAAGCAGCATGGGGGCACACTGGCTGATCCTTGGAGTCAGTGA
- the LOC107002449 gene encoding protein BPS1, chloroplastic-like, with translation MSRPQEPHRPFLPFGNPFKFILPKGSYLSPKLLALLNAFEESLTERVKSLKPGGKEDTVTLAWMTQAISTLCAIHTDVKTFITDLELPVSDWDEKWIDVYLDNSVKLLDICIALSSDISRLNQGHLYLQCGLHNLDGTSNQFMKARSSFDGWKQHINSKNQRLENCFAILDSLTESLNLPKIKNSAKGKVLMRAMYGVRVVTVFILSMFAVTFSGSTKELKDLQIHETCWWTEAFVDVRDFISQEIRSIYSSGRITSLKELEVVDTSVKKLYPLIQDGVDPNEAEQLQLLTSNLTEKAEKLSEGLDLLAKEADRFFHILLTGRDSLLCNLRIDSTVSNPAEVNNNVESKEVR, from the coding sequence ATGAGTCGTCCACAGGAACCACACCGCCCTTTTCTCCCATTTGGAaatccttttaaatttatattaccTAAGGGCTCGTACTTGTCTCCTAAGCTTCTTGCTCTTTTAAATGCCTTTGAGGAGTCATTGACAGAGAGGGTTAAGAGTCTCAAGCCAGGAGGTAAGGAAGATACCGTAACGTTGGCATGGATGACACAAGCAATAAGTACACTTTGTGCAATTCATACAGACGTGAAAACTTTCATTACTGATCTTGAACTTCCCGTATCTGACTGGGATGAGAAGTGGATAGACGTGTACTTGGACAACAGTGTGAAGTTACTGGACATTTGCATTGCTTTGAGCTCTGATATCTCAAGGCTCAACCAAGGCCACCTTTATCTTCAGTGTGGCTTGCATAACTTGGATGGAACGTCAAACCAGTTCATGAAAGCTCGTTCCTCATTTGACGGATGGAAGCAGCATATCAATTCAAAGAACCAAAGATTAGAGAATTGTTTTGCCATCTTGGACAGCCTCACCGAATCACTGAACCTACCTAAGATCAAGAATTCTGCAAAAGGTAAGGTTCTAATGCGGGCAATGTACGGAGTGAGAGTAGTAACTGTATTCATATTAAGCATGTTTGCTGTCACGTTTTCCGGTTCTACAAAGGAGTTGAAAGACCTGCAGATTCATGAAACTTGCTGGTGGACAGAAGCATTTGTTGATGTTCGCGACTTTATCAGTCAGGAAATCAGGAGTATATATTCAAGTGGAAGGATCACATCACTGAAAGAGCTTGAAGTAGTGGATACAAGTGTGAAGAAGCTCTATCCACTCATACAGGATGGAGTAGATCCTAATGAAGCTGAGCAGTTGCAGCTCTTAACTTCAAATCTGACTGAAAAGGCGGAAAAACTTTCAGAAGGACTAGATCTGCTAGCAAAGGAAGCAGATAGATTCTTCCATATCCTTTTAACTGGACGCGATTCTCTGCTCTGTAACCTTAGAATTGATAGTACTGTTTCTAACCCGGCAGAAGTGAACAACAATGTAGAAAGTAAAGAGGTGAGGTGA